The Nicotiana tabacum cultivar K326 chromosome 14, ASM71507v2, whole genome shotgun sequence genome contains a region encoding:
- the LOC142169021 gene encoding uncharacterized protein LOC142169021: MDPLKYIFQKPMPIGRLTKWQILLTEFDIVYITRIIMKAHALADHLAENLVDDDYEPLSTYFPNEEVNSIKEVVLDDNHVWKMYFDRAINIKGLGIGAFLIPPIEQHYAATTRLRFYFTNNMAEYEACIMGLEMALDLDVHELFVMGDSNLLIQQAQGEWQT, translated from the coding sequence atggatcctttgaagtacatctttcaaaagccAATGCCCATTGGTAGGCttacaaaatggcaaattcttcttacggagttcgacattgtctatatCACTCGCATAATAATGAAAGCGCATgctttggcagatcatttggcagagaatctaGTCGATGATGATTACGAGCCACTGAGCACATACTTCCCAAacgaagaggtcaactcaataaAGGAAGTAGTTCTGGACGACAACCatgtatggaaaatgtattttgacaGGGCTATCAATATCAAAGGACTTGGGATCGGGGCATTCCTCATCCCACCTATTGAACAACATTACGCTGCAACGACACGACTTCGATTTTACtttaccaataatatggcagaatacgaggcTTGTATCATGGGTCTAGAAATGGCCCTCGATCTGGATGTTCATGAACTATTTGTTATGGGAGATTCCAACTTGCTTATCcagcaagcccaaggtgaatggcaGACTTGA